A genomic window from Camelina sativa cultivar DH55 chromosome 2, Cs, whole genome shotgun sequence includes:
- the LOC104752249 gene encoding uncharacterized protein LOC104752249: MVKATQVLDRQLNPYQGSPNYGFYGGFVQVSPYQGNQTGYGSPNHGNTGSYQGNQAGYESPNHGNTGDYQAGYGNSVGYQGSQAGYRSPNHRNSSGYQAGYGNSGGYQQGSQVGYGRSSGYQRNQAGYGSLNHANSGGYQAGCGSPLHGNSGG, encoded by the coding sequence ATGGTCAAAGCTACCCAAGTCCTCGACAGGCAACTCAACCCCTATCAAGGAAGTCCGAACTATGGATTCTACGGTGGTTTTGTGCAAGTTAGTCCATATCAGGGAAACCAAACTGGTTATGGAAGCCCAAACCATGGAAACACCGGTAGTTATCAAGGAAATCAAGCCGGTTATGAAAGCCCAAATCATGGAAACACCGGTGATTATCAAGCTGGTTACGGAAATTCTGTTGGTTATCAAGGAAGTCAAGCCGGTTATAGAAGCCCTAATCATAGAAACTCTAGTGGTTATCAAGCCGGTTACGGAAACTCCGGTGGTTATCAACAAGGAAGTCAAGTAGGTTATGGAAGATCCAGTGGTTATCAAAGAAATCAAGCCGGTTATGGAAGCCTCAATCATGCAAACTCTGGTGGTTATCAAGCCGGCTGTGGAAGCCCCCTTCATGGAAACTCTGGTGGTTAA
- the LOC104725086 gene encoding uncharacterized protein LOC104725086 — translation MVCRAEEAMKQREMIKRCKEDDQQKKKKKTTQSITNCNKEKSSKFKRSTSNLENDGASSAIFLLACIACSSFSYHL, via the coding sequence ATGGTGTGCAGAGCAGAAGAAGCAATGAAGCAAAGAGAGATGATCAAGCGATGCAAAGAAGATgatcaacagaagaagaagaagaagacgacgcaATCAATCACAAATTGCAACAAAGAAAAGAGTTCCAAATTCAAGAGAAGCACTAGTAATCTCGAAAACGACGGAGCTTCCTCAGCTATCTTCCTCCTCGCCTGCATCGCCTGCTCCTCCTTCTCCTACCATCTCTAA
- the LOC109126772 gene encoding uncharacterized protein LOC109126772 has translation MANLTSDSVSDSSQPTDQYNNPYFLHGTDHAGLVLVSDRLTTGAEFHSWRRSMRMALNVRNKLGFIDGTISKPSPDHRDFGSWSRCNDMVSTWLMNSVSKKIGQSLLFIPTAEGIWQDIISRFKRDDAPRVYEIEQKLSSIQQGAMDVTTYYTELVTLWEELKNYVELPVCTCGKCECSAAVLWEKLQQRSRVTKFLMGLNDSYEATRRHILMISPMPSIKQAFHMVTQDERQKNIVKPSRSEGIVFQASGPSPALLSDPSSYANPVENVAYAVQNSYRPRQARPICTHCGMTGHIVQKCFKLHGYPPGYIPGFKSISSGFHAQRVNNPQVLPPKGQHQSQHTPRTHAVANVT, from the coding sequence aTGGCGAATCTAACATCTGACTCAGTGTCCGATTCATCTCAACCGACTGATCAGTATAACAATCCTTATTTTCTTCATGGCACTGATCACGCTGGGTTAGTCTTGGTTTCTGATCGATTGACAACAGGTGCTGAGTTTCATTCATGGCGACGATCCATGCGAATGGCACTTAATGTCAGGAATAAGCTAGGATTCATCGACGGTACGATCTCTAAACCATCTCCTGATCACCGTGATTTTGGATCTTGGTCTCGATGCAATGATATGGTATCTACTTGGTTGATGAACTCTGTATCGAAGAAGATAGGTCAGAGTCTTTTGTTTATCCCAACCGCAGAAGGTATATGGCAAGATATTATATCTAGGTTCAAACGGGATGATGCTCCGAGGGTTTATGAGATTGAGCAGAAGCTTAGCTCTATTCAACAGGGAGCGATGGATGTAACTACTTATTACACTGAGCTAGTGACTCTTTGGGAAGAGCTCAAGAATTATGTTGAACTCCCTGTTTGTACCTGTGGCAAATGTGAATGTAGTGCAGCAGTCTTATGGGAAAAATTGCAACAGAGAAGTCGAGTAACTAAGTTCTTGATGGGTTTGAATGACTCTTATGAAGCTACTCGCAGGCACATTTTAATGATCTCACCGATGCCTTCTATTAAGCAAGCTTTCCACATGGTGACACAAGATGAGAGGCAGAAGAATATTGTTAAACCATCTCGTTCTGAGGGCATTGTGTTTCAAGCCTCTGGTCCATCTCCTGCTCTTTTATCTGATCCATCTTCTTATGCGAATCCAGTGGAGAATGTTGCCTATGCCGTTCAAAACTCATATCGTCCAAGACAGGCACGTCCTATATGCACGCATTGTGGAATGACAGGACACATTGTTCAGAAATGCTTTAAGCTTCATGGTTATCCACCTGGCTACATCCCTGGTTTTAAGAGCATCTCCTCTGGTTTTCATGCTCAGCGAGTGAACAATCCACAGGTTCTTCCGCCTAAAGGTCAGCATCAGAGTCAGCATACTCCAAGGACACATGCTGTGGCAAATGTTACTTAG